One region of Bacillota bacterium genomic DNA includes:
- the dinB gene encoding DNA polymerase IV translates to MKARDILHCDLDAFFASVEQRDHQEYRGRPVIVGGSPEARGVVAACSYEARRFGVHSAMPVRRALDICPEAILLPVDFRRYREVSGRVRRVWERFTPEIEVVSIDEAYLTVDGGTGLAAAAEIRAAVSRELNLPLSIGVSVNKLLAKVACGLAKPDGVKALWPADVPEVLWPLPARVLPGVGPKSAERLAGIGVVTVGDLAAAPVELLKGVLGNASVAFQRSAQGLDNRDFPPVRKARSVSEETTFPQDVADRDQILATLMAQAEEVGYRLRAGGTKARTVTLKLRFAGFRTITRSVTFLEATDSGVALYRAACELFQRHSGRPPWRLVGIKASGLTEWEQLSLAPSLDRDEKTRRVESAIDGLRARYGRQVVFKARRLMRRD, encoded by the coding sequence ATGAAGGCGCGCGATATTCTTCACTGCGATCTGGATGCCTTCTTTGCTTCGGTGGAACAGCGCGACCACCAGGAGTATCGCGGCAGACCGGTTATCGTCGGCGGCAGTCCCGAAGCGCGGGGCGTGGTCGCCGCTTGTTCTTATGAGGCCAGGCGATTCGGCGTGCATTCCGCCATGCCTGTCCGCCGGGCATTGGACATTTGCCCCGAAGCCATTCTCCTTCCGGTAGACTTCCGCCGCTACCGGGAGGTATCAGGGCGGGTCCGGAGGGTGTGGGAGCGTTTTACACCGGAAATCGAGGTTGTCTCAATAGACGAGGCGTATCTGACCGTAGACGGAGGGACCGGCCTAGCAGCGGCGGCGGAAATCCGCGCTGCTGTCAGCCGGGAGCTTAACCTTCCCCTTTCCATCGGGGTTTCCGTCAATAAACTGCTGGCAAAGGTCGCCTGCGGCCTTGCGAAGCCCGACGGGGTTAAAGCCCTCTGGCCCGCGGACGTCCCCGAGGTGCTGTGGCCTTTGCCGGCGCGGGTCCTGCCCGGCGTCGGTCCTAAATCGGCCGAAAGGCTGGCCGGCATCGGTGTCGTAACCGTAGGAGACCTTGCCGCCGCGCCGGTTGAGCTTCTTAAAGGCGTGTTGGGCAACGCTTCGGTTGCCTTCCAGCGCTCAGCTCAAGGACTGGACAACCGCGATTTTCCGCCGGTCCGCAAGGCCAGGTCGGTTTCCGAAGAGACAACCTTCCCTCAAGATGTGGCCGACCGCGATCAAATCCTCGCGACCCTGATGGCTCAGGCGGAAGAAGTAGGCTACCGGCTGCGCGCCGGTGGGACTAAGGCAAGAACCGTTACCCTGAAACTACGATTCGCCGGTTTCCGCACCATCACCCGTTCCGTCACCTTCCTCGAAGCCACCGACAGCGGCGTCGCCCTTTACAGGGCGGCATGCGAGCTGTTCCAACGTCACAGCGGCAGGCCGCCATGGCGTCTGGTCGGCATCAAGGCCTCGGGTCTTACGGAGTGGGAACAGCTTTCCCTTGCGCCGTCTTTAGACAGGGATGAAAAGACACGGCGGGTGGAGAGCGCTATTGACGGTTTACGGGCCAGATACGGCCGCCAGGTTGTTTTCAAGGCCAGACGTCTTATGCGCCGCGACTAA
- a CDS encoding EamA family transporter, with protein sequence MKSAPGSSGNNVPVRDSPVTWEGLLYLFVVYIVWGSTYLAIRVAVREGAGFPPFTMGCTRMLLAGGLLLLWAAVSRKRLRVSGGELKILIASGVLLWVGGNGLVLWAEQRAASGYAALLVGSMPIWVSLMEAVLDRKLPSRRLSVSLLIGFAGLGLLTLPGLSSGAGAGAGAIIALLAAPVCWSAGLILQRRKQVKLTVTASSGYQQIFGGLGFALLALVFREPVPSPTAEALWAWGYLVVFGSILAFTSFIKALRLLPTSILMTYSYVNPVIAAVLGWLILRESINIWTVAGAALILTGIAGVFRDRQLQKEIHKVTPWEIPSDEKR encoded by the coding sequence ATGAAATCAGCGCCTGGCAGCAGCGGTAACAATGTTCCGGTCAGGGATTCACCGGTAACCTGGGAAGGGCTGCTGTATCTGTTCGTGGTTTATATTGTCTGGGGCAGCACCTACCTGGCCATTCGCGTGGCTGTGCGTGAGGGCGCCGGTTTTCCGCCTTTCACGATGGGTTGCACCCGAATGTTGCTTGCCGGTGGCCTCCTTCTCCTTTGGGCGGCGGTTTCCCGAAAGCGGCTACGTGTGTCCGGCGGAGAGTTAAAGATTCTGATCGCTTCCGGTGTCTTGCTCTGGGTCGGCGGAAACGGCCTTGTGTTATGGGCCGAGCAGCGGGCTGCCTCCGGTTATGCGGCTCTGCTCGTAGGGTCGATGCCGATCTGGGTTTCCCTGATGGAAGCCGTTCTTGACCGGAAACTCCCTTCGCGGCGCCTTTCAGTCTCGCTGTTGATAGGGTTTGCCGGGTTGGGTTTGCTTACCCTTCCCGGACTTTCATCCGGCGCCGGAGCGGGCGCAGGCGCTATTATTGCGCTGCTCGCCGCCCCTGTCTGCTGGTCGGCGGGTTTAATCCTGCAGCGCCGCAAGCAGGTTAAGCTGACCGTCACCGCAAGCTCGGGCTATCAACAGATCTTCGGCGGGTTGGGTTTTGCCCTCTTGGCGCTTGTTTTCCGCGAGCCTGTACCCAGTCCGACCGCTGAGGCTTTATGGGCCTGGGGATATCTCGTGGTTTTCGGGTCCATCCTGGCTTTCACTTCTTTTATTAAAGCTCTGCGTTTGCTCCCGACGAGCATACTGATGACCTATTCTTACGTAAACCCGGTAATCGCGGCCGTTCTCGGCTGGTTGATCCTGAGAGAATCAATAAATATCTGGACTGTAGCCGGGGCGGCATTGATACTTACCGGCATCGCCGGGGTCTTCCGCGACCGTCAATTACAGAAGGAAATACATAAAGTAACGCCTTGGGAGATTCCATCTGACGAAAAACGCTGA